A window of the Kosakonia radicincitans DSM 16656 genome harbors these coding sequences:
- the eno gene encoding phosphopyruvate hydratase, with protein sequence MNFLLEKVTAREILDSRGNPTVEVDAFTSDGQMARASVPSGASTGSREATERRDGDPGRFGGKGVRDAVKAVETEICDAVRGTDVREQRRLDNLMRELDGTENKSRLGANAILGVSLAVARLAAQVTRQPLYRYLGGLNASLLPVPCMNIINGGVHARGQGADFQEFMIAPHGASTLAEAVRQGNEVYQTLRQILLSRNLSAAVGDEGGFAPAVSSNREPLEFIVQAIEKAGYRPGEDISICMDPASSEFYRDGKYHLRTENSALSAEEMTDYYGELMSHFPIVLLEDGLAEDDWAGWKHLHEKLGGRAELVGDDLFVTNVKYIRRGIEENLASAALIKLNQIGTLSETFDAVSLCHEHGWGAFISHRSGETMDTFIADMTVALRAGHLKTGAPCRGERIEKYNQLMRIEQELGNEARYAGIKAFVRRA encoded by the coding sequence ATGAATTTTCTACTTGAAAAAGTCACGGCCCGCGAAATTCTCGACTCTCGCGGTAATCCCACGGTTGAGGTGGACGCTTTTACTTCAGATGGTCAGATGGCACGTGCATCGGTACCGTCCGGGGCCAGTACCGGCTCAAGAGAGGCAACTGAACGCCGCGATGGTGATCCCGGGCGTTTCGGCGGGAAAGGAGTCCGTGATGCCGTTAAGGCCGTGGAGACAGAAATTTGCGACGCCGTCAGGGGAACCGATGTGCGGGAGCAGCGGCGACTGGATAATCTGATGCGGGAACTGGACGGTACGGAGAACAAAAGCCGACTTGGTGCCAATGCCATTCTGGGTGTTTCGCTGGCGGTGGCCAGACTGGCCGCTCAGGTCACCCGTCAGCCACTTTACCGCTATCTCGGCGGACTCAATGCCAGCCTTTTGCCCGTTCCGTGTATGAATATTATTAACGGTGGCGTTCATGCCCGTGGTCAGGGAGCCGATTTTCAGGAATTCATGATAGCACCGCACGGTGCTTCAACGCTGGCAGAGGCCGTTCGTCAGGGCAACGAGGTCTATCAGACTCTGCGCCAGATCCTGCTGTCCCGGAACCTCTCCGCTGCGGTGGGCGATGAAGGGGGATTTGCTCCGGCCGTCTCCTCGAACCGTGAGCCGCTGGAATTCATTGTTCAGGCCATTGAGAAAGCCGGTTACCGACCGGGGGAAGATATCAGTATCTGTATGGACCCGGCATCCAGCGAATTTTACCGTGACGGGAAATATCACCTTCGCACCGAAAACAGCGCCCTGAGCGCTGAAGAGATGACGGATTATTATGGTGAACTGATGAGCCACTTCCCCATTGTCCTGCTTGAAGACGGGCTCGCCGAGGATGACTGGGCTGGCTGGAAACATCTGCATGAGAAACTTGGCGGACGCGCCGAACTGGTCGGTGACGACCTTTTCGTAACGAATGTGAAGTATATCCGCCGGGGTATTGAAGAAAACCTGGCCAGCGCGGCGCTCATCAAACTCAACCAGATTGGTACGTTGAGCGAGACGTTCGACGCGGTTTCACTGTGTCATGAACACGGATGGGGCGCTTTTATTTCGCACCGCAGCGGTGAAACCATGGACACGTTTATCGCCGACATGACGGTGGCATTGCGGGCGGGGCATCTGAAAACCGGCGCGCCATGCCGCGGCGAACGTATTGAAAAATACAATCAGCTTATGCGCATTGAGCAGGAACTGGGCAATGAAGCCCGATATGCAGGCATCAAAGCTTTTGTTCGCCGTGCCTGA